Part of the Camelus bactrianus isolate YW-2024 breed Bactrian camel chromosome 6, ASM4877302v1, whole genome shotgun sequence genome, AATCATTTACGTATTTACACATAATATTTTACATACTAATGTTACATATTAATATTTACATATGCTAGAAAGAACACTAGCCATGAACTCAAGTACCTGAAACTCCGTTTAGAAGttctgtgacctcgggcaagtcccTTAACTTCTGTGggtttcatttttctgtaaatcaagGAAAGATGGCACGCACGGTACCCCATAGACTCGATGAATGATGGTTGAAGCAGAGACTTTTGTTTCATATCATAAAGGGGAGAACAGCTGGGAGAATCCCACCAATAACACAGCACCTTGGTGGTTTCACAAAGCCCTCCCCTTTCTCTGAGAGCCTTGGTTCGGTTTCCCGCTGAATTTGCTGGCCCAGCTCAGAGCATGCTGCCATCTGCTGGAAAGAACGAGGAAGTGACCACCAAAGCATCCCTTAACACAAGGTCACCACGAGATGCAACCCGGAAAAGATGATGCATAGGGACCCAACTTCCCCTCATCTATGACTCTCTTATCTTTAAGATGGGCAGGACCGTCACCACTGGCCAGCAATTTGTCAGAAAAATAAGATGTacatcagtttttctttttaaaatcacagtgaatatttgttgaatgaagatgGGAAGAAGTGATGCTGACAGCTGGTCTCAGACACCAGCGTGAACATGAGAACCAACCTCTTTCCTTTCCCAGGACAGCCTTCCAGGTGACTGCAATTAGTTGCAGTGGCCTTTTCCTTGGGCAATAAATCAGTTATCCTTCCTGTTCTCATCTCAACACTAAAATTTCCTCTTCTCATCCCTTCTGACAACAGCATGGCACCAAGTCCAACCCAAGCTGGAACATCCTCCCTGAGAACTGCACCTTCTCAGTCAGCGCTGTCTGTAGCAGCCATGTCTCCATTGACTTCAGGGCTGCAAGTTCCCAGATCATAGAACTTCAGAGATACAAGTGCTCTGGGAAGCTCGGTGAGATTTAAGAGATTTATCTCCTATctaataaaaacatataaatataaaaagcattttaaatagtGATTTATCAAAAGCTCCAGAGCCAGTAAGTAGTAAGGCAACAacccctcccacccctaccccgccCCCACTCCCTTGGGTAGCAGCAGGCAGAGTATAGGTCAAGTTCCTCCCCTGGGCACCTTGTGATCGGGTCACTGCTCTGCAAGAGGAAAGGTTCTCCCTGTAGTCAATGTCACTCCAAGGCCCATCAGTCAGTTTTTGCCAGGAAACAAGGCAAATTGAGtgcgttcatagcagcactctcAGCCCAGAGCCAGGTGTCAGATCCTCCAAGGCAAGCAAGGCAGAGAGCATGAGCCCCAAACACATTGAGCTGGCTCTGCATCTGCCTGAACAGTGGCTGCAGAACCTGTGGTCCAGCCTGGACCTTTGAGCATCCCTGACTCATCTCAACTTCCCTGTCTGATCGTCAAGTCTTACCCAGGGGCAAAGCCAAAGAACGCACAAAATACTGGACTGCATTGAAACATTTGGTGACAGTTGCAGGTAGAATTCCCCCCAAGGGGACTGAGTTTATTAAGATCCCCCACTCCCAAGTTTTCTGGGCTTGGAATGCTTCCTGAACTTCCCCTGAACACCTTTAACCCAACAGGATGGGGAAGGAAGCTCATTTCTGGGTCAGAGGAGTTGGTAGAGATGAGTGGAAGCCCAAGtgtagggaagggaaggggagatggGACATACAAAGAGTCAGGAGAACCAAGCCTGGGGCATTACGTTGCACTCATCCACACCCACGTGGACATTTGAATAACCAGTTTCTCCCAGTTGCTTTGGATGTCTGGGAGTGGATCTCTGTTTCTAAGTGGCAAGAAGAAAAAGACACCACTGTACTCTCTCTCAAAGCTTTGCAAAGGACATCTCTTCACCTCTGCTGCCAGGGGTGGGGCAAGATTAGAGTCAAAGTCACAGGGTTCCTGACTTTGGGGAGCCCCTGAAGCATCCTGGGGGTCTGAGCAGCTTCAGCCTGGCTTATTACAGAAGCACAAGAGTCCCAGGGACTGTTGGCCTTTACCAAGGGCTCCTTTGTTTGGTGGGTTTAGTAACTGCCTTCCAATTAGACCAAATCTGACACAGCCTGGGCTTGAGCAAGTTTGTTTCACCATCATCATTCATTATGGGCTCCAAATTTCAGGCAGACGGCACCCAAGCACCCACAGGCTGCACAGGTCACAAGGAGCTGGAAGGAATAGGATGGGTAGGGGGCAAGAGTTACATCCTTTCAGAGACGAGTACAGGCAGTGGATCATTCCCAGGGGCTGGGAATCCAAGTGTTTTACAGATCTCTTGCCTCACCCATTAACATGTCACTGAGGGAAAGCATTAAAACCAGAATGACCATGGAATTATCATCCAAACTGGGACACTTGTGATAGCAAAAGGGGGAGCCATTAATAATTACGCTGGAAAACAGCACAAAAAGGGTTGTGATGATAGAGCATCCAACCCcagtgagaaaacaaaatagGGGGAGAATCCAGGCATCACCATTTCCCACTCTCCCTTACATGATTACAAAATAAAAGTATACATCTCTCCTCAACGGAGCAGATAAAACTGTCAATTTCCAGTAGGGATACTGAAACTAGCGAGCCATCAAACTAGGTACACTTTGTCTGCCTGAGGCTATTCCCACTGTGCAGTCAGCTCTGTCCCTTTGGTCCGTGCTCAAATCAGAAGAAAATCCTGCTGATAGTCCTTGTTACATGGCGACAGCCAGGACCTCAGggtgggaacacagattttcagtTAATTATTAAGAAACCACTCCCAGGAGGTGCAGCAGAGGGGAGTACAGCCTCCTACCTAGGAAAATGTGTGTGCAAAGGAGCGCAAGCCCACAATTCCATAATTCCACATTCAGCCTGCAGGGGGCAACATCTCTCTAGCCAGGACCACAGTGCAAACGATACTGCAGGAAAACACTTTTAATTAGCCAAGAATAGGGctttgctttgtttaaaaaaaaaatcacatcagtaTATTTCCAGTGAGCAATTTCCACCTCCACATATTTTCACATAGAGATGTCACTCTTTTCCTATTTACAGTGCTAGGTACAGTAGTAagtttttaacaaataaatactTATGGATTGATCAGTTGGTTGAAAATAATAAGTACAGGGTGACCTAGGAGGAAAGGAACTAGAGTTTGGTGAATGTGCGTGGAAAAGCACTTTCCTCTCTGGTGAACAGCTTGCCCAGGGggagaaacatttgaaaatttccAGAAGATCTTTCTCCAAGAGCAAACCATTATTAATctaattcttaaaaacaaaaaataaaattgtaatctTGGCTTATAAATTGTCCTCATTTCAAAGTCCATCCTACATACATGTTAGATACATGAGTTCCAGGTTTATGCAGGGTTCTATACATTtaaagcttttacatttagacTCATCCCCTTTCAGACGCATTGGTTCTGAAGCGCCTCCAGCCTTGTTCCCACCCAGGCTCTGAAGAGACTGGCTGAAGCCATCCAATTCCGCCCACCACGGAGAAGGAGCCGCTGAGGTTCACTTTACCAGGCAGCCCTGAGTGCGGAGCAGGGCAGCCTGTCTGGCCTTGCCGGCCTAGCGGTAGACACGTGCATGTTCTGAGTCAGCAACACTCCTTTTCCCACAGAACAAGCTGCAGGACTCTGCCCCGCAGCCATCTGTCCACCTTTCAGACTGGGCGCTGTTTTCTAAGCAGCAGCAGATCAGTACCTTTAATACCACCAGGGTCCCTGAGCACCCTGATCCCATGGAGGCCCCTTTTCTGGAGAGACCAACAGACTCGTACGGTTTCAGAGGGAAAAGAGCAGGGCAGACAGTCTGTCCACGGGTGAGGGACACAGTCCTCAGCCCCTTGGAGGGCAGTGTCTCCCACCAAAGCTGCAGATAGATGTTTCAGCTTTACCCCTGATGACTCTGGACCAACCAATGGCTACTGGCCTTATCACAGGCCCAAGCCCCCCATCTTCCAGCGTTTGTGGTCATTGTTTCACTGAGTAAAGCCtctgcagggagaggaggcagcaagGTGATCAAAGTTGAGGCAGCTGAGGGGGTACCATCTGTGATCCCCCAGACCAGCAAGGCCGCTGGAGCCAGAGGGAGCTGCCTCCCTGCTCGACCAGGAGGAGATTATGCAGGAGCCAGCCACCTTCTTCCACTCTGACTTGCTACCTGTCCTCTAGGGGAGACCTCAGCCTCACTGCTGGCTGGAGCTCTCACCCAGGGCCCTCAGTACATATACAGGAGGGGTGCAAGGGGTCACATCTCCCCTGAAGGGTGCTGAGGCTGCAGGTGGGTGAGCTCACCTAGGAGGGGAATGAGTGAGTGTCCCACAGCCAGGGCCTGACCTCAGGAAAGGTGTGTGTGGTATGCATGAGCCCAGGAGCTGCTGTGCCAGgtccctttcctccccaccccacagtgAGGTCAAAGTGAGGAGCCTTGACTGAAGGAAGCCTATGGGTCTCAGAAGCAAAGAAAGGGTTCGGAAGCCCTGGGAAAGCAAATGtcaaggtggggagggtggcaAGAGTCACAGAGAGGTACAGtgggccctgcccaccccactccccaaccAAAGAGGCCTGTATGTACAACCAGGCCCCTTCCTCATTTTATCATGACAACCAGGCAGCCCCCAGCTTGGGCCTGCAGGGGCCTGGCCTAGACCCAAGGGCAGGGTCTGGGGACAGGGTAGGTGGGTGGCACTCCTGACCTTTGCGGTTGAGGCTGGCCGCCAGGTGGAGCTCTGGCAAAGAGGAGCCAGGTGGAGTCAGGCCTCTCCCtgctgccccttcctgccccaaCGAGCAGAAacttggggggcaggggaggagcgcCCATCACTTCCCCCCCCGGGGAAGCACAGAGGGGGCTCCGGACTGGGTTGCCATGATGTGGTAGATGGATTCGCGGAAGCGCTGGTCCCGGCTGAGCCGCTTGGCCACCTCCTTCAGCTCCTCCATGTTGTTGGCTTCCAGCTGGGAGGTCATGAAGGACtgggacggcttcactggggagaCAGTGGCCCCACAGGCCGGCCATGAACAGCTCTCCCTCCACTGAGGCGCAGCCCtgtccccaaccccagcccaTCTGCCTGGCTCCCCGTCCTATAGCCCATCAAGGGCTCCCATGGGGACAGGACTCTGGGAGAAGCCCAAGGCTgggccagcccctcctcctccctgccctgctctcttCCTGCCTCGTCCCTGACAGCCCATGACCATCCCACCCTCCAGGGCTGCAGACAGCCACACTCACCGTCATTCCAGGAGGTGCTGGACCGGCGCCGGTGGAAGCGGCAGCTCTTGATGCGGCGAGTGGCCGCCTTGTGGATGTACACCGAGTTCTTCATGATGACCGGCATCTTGGCCTCCAGTTCGGCATTCCGAATGCATTCTTCGAAGAACCCTGCAGCCATAGCTCCACTGTATTCTTCCCTTCTGCTCCCTCCCATACCTTCCCCAGAATCCAGTTGGGGTTGAGAGGAAAATACGTTGACCCTCTCCCTTCGGAGACCAGAGCCACCAGCTGAAGGGAGCAGAATGGCAGGATTTCCCACCACCCCAGGTCCAGCAGCCAAAGGAAGCCACGCTAAGGAAAGGCCCACAGGCAGGAGTCTGGAGAAGAAACTCCATCAACAGCTAGGGAACATCTGGTGCACATCAGGCCGGGTTTGGGGCTCCCCAGGGTCTGGACACAGCTGGGCAGAGctctggggctgggcagggcacCGAGGGCATGGCTTACTCTTCAGGTGGGTCACGTCAGCCCGcatcctctcctctttctccttgttCCGCACCTTGGAGTTGAGCCCTTGTTCCAGGCTCCGCAAGGCCCCCTCGGCCTCCCGCAGACGCCTCTCCAGGTCCATGCGGACCTTCACCTCAGCctgtggggagaggccaggagagggaacTGGGCTCTAGGGAGCAGCTGCCACCCcctggaagtcttccctgatcgCTCCTGGTTCAAGTGGGCTTTCTTGCCTCCAGACATGGATGGAAGTTACCGCATCCTGCTTCGTGTCTTATGCCCTCCACCCGATGGCCTGGACTTGGCCCCTGCACTCTGCGAGTGTCTACAGTGCTGCCCCAAAGGGCAGGCTCTGGGTTTCCCTTTGTGGCAGCATCACCTGCACCTGGCTGGGCAGAAGGGCAGGGACAATTCAGGTAGCTGCCCGGTGAGTGCAGGGATGTAAGGGAAGTAAGTCTGCAGGTGCGGGACGGCCCAGAGTACCAAGTGCTCCCAGGCCAGCACCTTGAGCTCCCTCTCGGCCTGCTGCTTCTCTGCCGTCAACTCCTGCAGCgagttctgcagcgcctgggactgGCTGGAGTAGAACTCCCGCTCCTCCTCCAGGGCCCGCGAGCGCTCCTCATTCTCCTTCATCCTGCGGGAGAGGTGCTCACTCAGAGACCGCTCGCCAAAGGCGCTTCCAGGGGGACAGTGGCCCCTTGTAGGGACGTGGCTGGAGAAACCCTGAGACCCTATCTGGCGAACCCCAGAACCAGCTGGGTCCTGTCCCCCAGGTGGCATCCCCCAGGTGGTCAGTGGGTTCAGGTCTCGCTAGTTCTGTGAGCTCAGGAAAGTCCTCCAATCACTCCAAggctcagttgcctcatctgtcaAAAGGGGCAGAGAGGACCTGCCCAGCCTGCCACAAAGCGCTGCTAGATGGGCCTAATGACTGTCTTTATAGGTCACATTGTTGCAAGAGACAATCATCAAGTCAGCTTAGGATACTGAAGGATTGTTTCCCATTTGCCTGGTGGGAAAACTGAGTCTGAGGCAAAAGGAAGTGAGTGACCTACCTGACCAAGGCCAATCTAGAACCCAAGAGCCCAGGTGCCCAGCTCAAGGAGAGCTACCCCCATGGACTCCCTCACCGCTTCTCTGCCAGGAGCTTCTCCTTCAAGAGCTGCTGCATCTTCTCCTCAATCTGCCTCAGGTTGCTATGGAGACCCCCGCTGGGAGGGGGCTGCTCACTCTGATTGGCCAGTGTCTGCAGCTGGTTCTCATTCTCCTCCAGCATTTCCAGGGTTTTCTTCTTCTCTATAGAGAGTTCCTGTTGtggagggaggtgaggaagagagagagcctAACTCAGGTTCTCCACCATGGCTACCTTCACCTGCCTTTCAATTCCGGGAAGTGATGCCTTCCTCTTCTCAGTCTTCTGGGAACATCTGAAATGTCTCCACTCTTCCCTTGAGGTAAAAGGCCAACCAGGATCTCCTTCACACCAAGGCAAGCCTACTCTTCCATCAAGGGAGGCAAGGATGAGCCCAGTGTGGCTTCCAGTGGAGGTGGCATCTACTACAATGGTACCCAAGGGCATCATGAACTTCTGGGGTTCTTGTTCCTCCAGGGATGAGTGAGGGAGTGTGTTGGGCTCATGTGAAAAACACCCAACAGGAAccaccccaagagcatttttaGACATTCTCCCCACTTATCAGACTGGGATCTTTTACTACTCAGAAATTCTGGAGTTGGAACTACCTGTGAGAGCCACCTCCCATGATGTGAACCAgggaaagataaacaaataaaggCACCACAAACCAACCCCAGTCAGTTGAGGGAGGATAGAAACCTTGCAGCTTGCAAGGAAATTCATGAATTCAGTGACCATCATGGATCCCCCACGATGTGCCAGGCTCACTCACGGTGCTGGGCTTGGAGAGAACTTAAGACACAATCTAGTGAAGTTCACCATTTGGAAAACACAGCCTCACATGTCAAGTACATAACAGATGGACAAAAT contains:
- the PLEKHD1 gene encoding pleckstrin homology domain-containing family D member 1 isoform X3, encoding MPYAMKISHQDFHGNVLLAAESEFEQTQWLEMLQESGKVTWKNAQLGEAMIKSLEAQGLQLAKEKQEYLDKLMEETEELCLQREQREELERLNQVLEAEKQQFEEVVQELRMEQEQIKRELELTARCLKGVEQEKKELRHFTESLQQTLEELSIEKKKTLEMLEENENQLQTLANQSEQPPPSGGLHSNLRQIEEKMQQLLKEKLLAEKRMKENEERSRALEEEREFYSSQSQALQNSLQELTAEKQQAERELKAEVKVRMDLERRLREAEGALRSLEQGLNSKVRNKEKEERMRADVTHLKRFFEECIRNAELEAKMPVIMKNSVYIHKAATRRIKSCRFHRRRSSTSWNDVKPSQSFMTSQLEANNMEELKEVAKRLSRDQRFRESIYHIMATQSGAPSVLPRGGK
- the PLEKHD1 gene encoding pleckstrin homology domain-containing family D member 1 isoform X1 encodes the protein MFTSKSNSVSPSPSLEQTDSDALDISTKVQLYGVLWKRPFGRPSAKWSRRFFIIKESFLLYYSESEKKSFETNKYFNIHPKGVIPLGGCLVEAKEEPSMPYAMKISHQDFHGNVLLAAESEFEQTQWLEMLQESGKVTWKNAQLGEAMIKSLEAQGLQLAKEKQEYLDKLMEETEELCLQREQREELERLNQVLEAEKQQFEEVVQELRMEQEQIKRELELTARCLKGVEQEKKELRHFTESLQQTLEELSIEKKKTLEMLEENENQLQTLANQSEQPPPSGGLHSNLRQIEEKMQQLLKEKLLAEKRMKENEERSRALEEEREFYSSQSQALQNSLQELTAEKQQAERELKAEVKVRMDLERRLREAEGALRSLEQGLNSKVRNKEKEERMRADVTHLKRFFEECIRNAELEAKMPVIMKNSVYIHKAATRRIKSCRFHRRRSSTSWNDVKPSQSFMTSQLEANNMEELKEVAKRLSRDQRFRESIYHIMATQSGAPSVLPRGGK
- the PLEKHD1 gene encoding pleckstrin homology domain-containing family D member 1 isoform X2 encodes the protein MRTKTDSDALDISTKVQLYGVLWKRPFGRPSAKWSRRFFIIKESFLLYYSESEKKSFETNKYFNIHPKGVIPLGGCLVEAKEEPSMPYAMKISHQDFHGNVLLAAESEFEQTQWLEMLQESGKVTWKNAQLGEAMIKSLEAQGLQLAKEKQEYLDKLMEETEELCLQREQREELERLNQVLEAEKQQFEEVVQELRMEQEQIKRELELTARCLKGVEQEKKELRHFTESLQQTLEELSIEKKKTLEMLEENENQLQTLANQSEQPPPSGGLHSNLRQIEEKMQQLLKEKLLAEKRMKENEERSRALEEEREFYSSQSQALQNSLQELTAEKQQAERELKAEVKVRMDLERRLREAEGALRSLEQGLNSKVRNKEKEERMRADVTHLKRFFEECIRNAELEAKMPVIMKNSVYIHKAATRRIKSCRFHRRRSSTSWNDVKPSQSFMTSQLEANNMEELKEVAKRLSRDQRFRESIYHIMATQSGAPSVLPRGGK